The following nucleotide sequence is from Patescibacteria group bacterium.
TCAAGGATTCTAATGGCGTTTGGTCTAATGATTGGTCAGGTAGCGTAAGCGTATCAACTCCATTGCATGCTTATCCTTGGCCTGATTTCAGCTGGCAACCCGCAAGCCCGGCAGTTGAAGAAACAGTGATTATGGATAACTTGTCTAAGTGTTACAATTCAAGCAACAATGAAACAGCTTGTATTTCTTGGTCGTGGATTAAACCCGGAACCGCTACATTTGTTGATGGCACTAATTCTTCACAGTTTGAACCGCATATTCAGTTTTTCAGCGCAGGAGACAATACAGTCACCTTGAGAGCAAGCGATTCAATCGGCATTTGCGAGAAAACAAAAAATACAAGCATCAAGCTTCCTTTGCCCGGATGGATAGAGATTGCTCCGCAGTAATTTAATCAATAATCAATAATCAATAATTATTTATCATTAATAGTGCTTGTCTTTTTTTATATTATCTGCTAAAAACATAATAGTCGTTTAATAAGGTTTTTTTATTTCCAATTTTTTAATTTTCACTTTTAATTTTTAATTTTCGCTTTCCGGTTTTACATTTTGCGTTTTGCATTTTGCGCTTGACCGAGCGAAGCGAGGAAACATGGGAGTACCGAAACAGAAAAAAACTAAATCACGAAGAAATCAAAGAAGGCAGCACATATTTTTAAAGCAGCCGTCTTTAAGTGTTTGTCCTAAGTGCGGAAAACCAGTTGCGCGCCATACGCTGTGCAAGAATTGTGGTTATTATAATGGGCGAATGATTGTAGATGTTTTAAAAAAGTTGGATAAAAAAGAGAAAAAGAAAAAAGAAAAAGAGATTAAAGAAGGGGAGAAAGGCCAAGAGAAACCCTTAACAATGGAAGGCCTTTCTAAGCAGTAAAATTTCAATAATATGGGAAGCCGTCATCTTTCAAGAAGTATAGCGATGCAGTCCTTATATGAAAAGGATTTTATGAGAGACAAAGTAGACCTAAAAGAGGTTTTAGAGAGGAATATTCAGGAATTCGGGCCGGGCTTAGAGGACACTGATTTTGCAAGAAAATTAGCATTAGGCGTGTCGGAAAATATGGATAAGATTGATAAGATTATTGAAAAAGCAGCGCCAGAATGGCCGATTGAACAAATTAACATAGTGGACAGGAATGTTTTAAGAATCGGCTTGTATGAATTGATTTATTCCAACAAAGAAGAGGTTCCTCCAAAAGTAGCGATTAATGAAGCGATTGAATTGGCAAAAATGTTTGGAGGAGAATCATCAGGAAAATTTATTAACGGAGTATTGGGCACGGTCTTTAAAGAATTAAGCAATTAAACAAATAAGCAATTAAGCATGGGTCAATGGAAAAGTTTTCAGAATTAGAGAAAAAATTAAATATTTCTTTTAAGGAT
It contains:
- the rpmF gene encoding 50S ribosomal protein L32, which produces MGVPKQKKTKSRRNQRRQHIFLKQPSLSVCPKCGKPVARHTLCKNCGYYNGRMIVDVLKKLDKKEKKKKEKEIKEGEKGQEKPLTMEGLSKQ
- the nusB gene encoding transcription antitermination factor NusB gives rise to the protein MGSRHLSRSIAMQSLYEKDFMRDKVDLKEVLERNIQEFGPGLEDTDFARKLALGVSENMDKIDKIIEKAAPEWPIEQINIVDRNVLRIGLYELIYSNKEEVPPKVAINEAIELAKMFGGESSGKFINGVLGTVFKELSN